From the genome of Deinococcus sp. AJ005, one region includes:
- a CDS encoding RrF2 family transcriptional regulator, translating to MRLSATDVYAFQALGFLGTHSPGPGDAARWVSSEEISEATGIHRPYLVRILAALGNKGVVKSKKGIGGGYALARKPALISLCEVVRAVDGPVAPLSCISLNWHEACPEEGRCHVRATVYTRMRDAMLGVLQEFSVADLVADSRQGVSYGHCLGHLLKPNA from the coding sequence ATGCGCCTTTCGGCCACCGATGTGTACGCCTTTCAGGCCCTGGGTTTTCTGGGGACCCATTCTCCGGGGCCAGGGGACGCCGCGCGCTGGGTGTCCAGCGAGGAAATCAGCGAGGCCACCGGGATTCACCGCCCGTATCTGGTGCGCATCCTGGCGGCACTGGGCAACAAGGGCGTGGTGAAAAGCAAGAAGGGTATCGGCGGCGGCTACGCGCTGGCCCGCAAGCCCGCCCTGATCAGCCTGTGCGAGGTGGTGCGCGCCGTGGACGGCCCGGTTGCGCCGCTGAGCTGTATCAGTCTCAACTGGCACGAGGCCTGTCCGGAGGAGGGCAGGTGCCACGTCCGCGCCACCGTCTATACCCGCATGCGCGACGCCATGCTGGGCGTGTTGCAGGAATTCAGCGTGGCCGATCTGGTGGCCGATTCACGCCAGGGCGTCAGCTACGGCCATTGCCTGGGGCATCTGCTCAAGCCAAACGCGTAG
- the proB gene encoding glutamate 5-kinase produces MRVVLKLGTSVLTAGGDRLSRPRLVDLMRGMVAVQAAGHQVVLVSSGAVLAGWEALAFPPRDRTLAEKQLLAAVGQGRLMHLYALLAELYGVNVAQVLLTADDFRDRTRYLNARTTLDACLSRGVLPIINENDAVALEQIRVGDNDTLSAFVANLVDADLLVILTDAPGLYTADPRTDPDATLIPLVERVTPEVWARAGGAGSHRGTGGMHTKIQAAEIATRAGTPVVIAPGDAPDALARIVGGEALGTRFLAAGSRLEARKRWILAEISPARVHLDDGAARAVTERGSSLLPAGIRRVEGEFVRGQTIRLIGPGGAELARGLTRYASADLSRIAGHHSREIEALLGFTYGPEAVHRDDLVRL; encoded by the coding sequence ATGCGCGTTGTCCTGAAACTCGGCACCAGCGTCCTGACGGCAGGGGGGGACCGCCTGAGCCGCCCGCGTCTGGTGGACCTGATGCGCGGCATGGTGGCGGTGCAGGCTGCCGGGCATCAGGTGGTGCTGGTCAGCAGCGGCGCGGTGCTGGCGGGCTGGGAGGCCCTGGCCTTTCCGCCGCGTGACCGCACGCTGGCCGAGAAACAATTGCTGGCGGCGGTGGGCCAGGGCCGCCTGATGCACCTGTACGCCCTGCTGGCCGAGCTGTACGGCGTGAACGTGGCGCAGGTGCTGCTGACCGCCGACGATTTCCGGGACCGTACCCGTTACCTCAACGCCCGCACCACGCTGGACGCCTGCCTGAGCCGGGGCGTGCTGCCGATCATCAACGAGAACGACGCCGTGGCGCTGGAGCAGATCCGGGTGGGCGACAACGATACCCTCTCGGCCTTCGTGGCAAATCTGGTGGACGCCGATCTGCTGGTGATCCTGACCGACGCACCGGGCCTGTACACCGCCGATCCTCGCACAGACCCAGACGCCACCCTGATTCCCCTGGTGGAGCGCGTCACGCCGGAAGTCTGGGCGCGGGCCGGGGGTGCAGGCTCTCACCGGGGCACGGGCGGGATGCACACCAAGATCCAGGCCGCCGAGATCGCCACCCGCGCCGGAACCCCGGTGGTCATCGCCCCCGGCGACGCGCCGGACGCGCTGGCCCGCATCGTGGGTGGCGAGGCGCTGGGCACGCGTTTTCTGGCTGCCGGTTCGCGCCTGGAAGCCCGCAAACGCTGGATTCTGGCCGAGATTTCCCCGGCCCGCGTGCATCTGGACGACGGCGCGGCGCGGGCGGTGACCGAACGCGGCTCCAGCCTGCTGCCCGCTGGAATCCGGCGCGTGGAGGGCGAGTTCGTGCGCGGTCAGACCATCCGCCTGATCGGCCCCGGCGGCGCGGAACTGGCGCGTGGGCTGACGCGTTACGCCTCGGCGGATTTAAGTCGCATCGCGGGGCATCACTCGCGCGAGATTGAGGCGCTGCTGGGCTTTACCTATGGGCCGGAAGCGGTGCATAGGGACGATCTGGTTCGGCTGTAG
- a CDS encoding DMT family transporter: MSAETAIPARPSVPAPLLILAAACLWGLLGIFGKGVQAEGVAPLEVAFWRALLGGALYALHAALTRSRLPRGRDLWITAAFGIAGVSIFYGTYQLAVRAGGASLASVLLYTAPAFVALLGWAFLKEKPGGREWLAIAGTLLGITLISLGGGQGVNVTLPALAFGLTAGFTYSLYYLYGKAFFHRYSTPALLGVALPVGALGLLPLVASAGFAAKSASAWGGLAGIAVLSTYLAYLLYSAGLRRLNATRASVIASVEPVVAAGLAALLFGERLAALALLGAALVIGAALLLSVEKKAPTRGR, encoded by the coding sequence ATGAGTGCGGAGACTGCAATTCCGGCCCGCCCATCTGTTCCAGCACCGCTGCTGATCCTGGCTGCCGCGTGCCTGTGGGGGTTGCTGGGCATCTTCGGCAAGGGCGTGCAGGCCGAGGGTGTGGCCCCGCTGGAGGTGGCCTTCTGGCGGGCGCTGCTGGGCGGGGCGCTGTACGCCCTGCACGCGGCCCTGACGCGCAGCCGCCTGCCGCGTGGGCGTGACCTGTGGATCACGGCGGCCTTCGGGATTGCCGGGGTCAGCATCTTTTACGGCACGTATCAGTTGGCGGTCAGGGCGGGTGGGGCCAGTCTGGCCTCGGTGCTGCTGTACACCGCCCCGGCTTTCGTGGCGCTGCTGGGCTGGGCCTTTTTGAAGGAGAAACCCGGTGGGCGCGAGTGGCTGGCGATTGCCGGAACGCTTTTGGGGATCACCCTGATCAGCCTGGGCGGCGGACAGGGCGTGAATGTCACGCTGCCCGCGCTGGCCTTCGGGCTGACCGCAGGCTTTACATATAGCCTGTATTACCTGTACGGCAAGGCGTTCTTTCACCGCTACAGCACCCCGGCGCTGCTGGGCGTGGCGCTGCCGGTGGGGGCGCTGGGGCTGCTACCCCTCGTGGCCTCGGCGGGCTTCGCGGCCAAGTCGGCTTCCGCGTGGGGCGGGTTGGCAGGGATCGCGGTGCTGTCCACGTATCTGGCATACCTGCTGTACAGCGCAGGCCTGCGCCGCCTGAACGCCACCCGCGCCAGCGTGATCGCCAGCGTGGAGCCGGTGGTGGCCGCCGGGCTGGCGGCGCTGCTGTTCGGTGAGCGGCTGGCCGCCCTGGCCCTGCTGGGGGCGGCGCTGGTGATCGGCGCGGCGCTGCTGCTGAGTGTGGAAAAAAAAGCGCCGACGCGCGGGCGCTAG
- a CDS encoding DUF1028 domain-containing protein has translation MTFSIVGRDAATGDIGVAVASKFLAVGALVPFVRAGVGAVATQSYVNPNFGPDGLRLLASGLSPQQVSARFQTDDSDIAQRQFGIVGADGQSVTFTGPGCHAWAGGIAEADVAIQGNILTGPEVAEAMHAAWNAALGQPLPRRLLAALRAGDSAGGDKRGRQSAALLCAGPGRGYGGLTDDWVNLRADDHAEPCAELERLLDTFDLLFGRPTETRELSADELGWLRALLIRQGHASSLPDGPWDAETEAAAWALYGTENLEERWAAGGQFDPVALAYLRQHFGD, from the coding sequence ATGACCTTTTCCATCGTGGGGCGCGACGCGGCAACCGGGGACATCGGCGTGGCGGTGGCCAGCAAGTTTCTGGCGGTGGGCGCGCTGGTGCCATTCGTGCGGGCGGGTGTGGGCGCGGTGGCCACCCAGAGTTACGTCAATCCCAACTTCGGCCCCGATGGGCTGCGTCTGCTCGCCAGTGGCCTGTCGCCGCAGCAGGTCAGCGCCCGCTTTCAGACCGACGATTCCGACATCGCCCAGCGTCAGTTCGGCATCGTGGGCGCAGACGGACAGAGCGTGACCTTCACTGGCCCCGGCTGCCACGCTTGGGCGGGCGGGATTGCAGAGGCGGACGTGGCGATCCAGGGCAACATCCTGACCGGGCCGGAAGTGGCGGAGGCTATGCACGCGGCCTGGAATGCGGCGCTGGGTCAGCCCCTGCCGCGCCGTCTGCTGGCCGCGTTGCGTGCCGGGGATAGCGCGGGCGGCGACAAACGGGGCCGCCAGTCTGCCGCGCTGCTGTGCGCCGGGCCGGGGCGGGGGTATGGCGGATTGACCGACGACTGGGTGAATCTGCGCGCCGACGATCACGCCGAACCCTGCGCCGAGCTGGAGCGTCTGCTGGATACCTTTGATCTGCTGTTCGGCAGACCCACGGAAACGCGCGAGTTGAGTGCCGATGAACTGGGCTGGCTGCGTGCTTTGCTGATCCGGCAGGGCCACGCCTCCAGCTTGCCGGACGGTCCCTGGGACGCCGAAACCGAGGCCGCCGCCTGGGCGCTGTACGGCACCGAGAATCTGGAGGAACGCTGGGCAGCAGGCGGGCAGTTCGATCCGGTGGCGCTGGCGTACCTGCGGCAGCACTTCGGGGACTGA
- a CDS encoding N-acetylmuramoyl-L-alanine amidase: MRQGTTRSSRLLQIVALLCAFLVLPRADAAPRVGSHDGFTRLVFELPGNATSTVSRAAQSVTVRLSTTLKTEKGALNAAGVKFYNVSGKTVTLTLAGSVSAARTRVSVLPRSGTAAARLVIDVPTTAAAQASVRAASTSSRPAASSTVTRPRVVLDAGHGGVDPGMTSQWLREKDVTLDVALRTRAELIKHGVDVVMVRTADTDLSADKRTDLDARSRLATTGKVSAYISIHVNAGGASAQGIETYYFGQPLAGSDRSRAVQENGGGSVGQELTRKAANSAQGLLGDIVAQAKLSFSRQLALKVQSRLVQYTGAVNRGVQTDAFYVIRNPTTPAILTEIGFGSSPSEGPRLATAAYREKVAQGLARAILDFLNTQ, encoded by the coding sequence GTGCGCCAAGGGACCACGCGTTCCTCCCGGCTTCTTCAGATCGTTGCACTTCTGTGTGCCTTTCTGGTCCTGCCCCGCGCTGACGCCGCCCCGCGTGTGGGATCGCACGACGGGTTCACGCGGCTGGTGTTCGAGTTGCCGGGCAACGCCACCTCCACGGTCAGCAGGGCGGCGCAAAGCGTCACCGTCAGGCTCAGCACCACCCTCAAGACTGAAAAGGGAGCCTTGAATGCGGCGGGCGTCAAGTTTTACAACGTGTCGGGCAAGACCGTCACCCTCACGCTGGCAGGGAGTGTCAGCGCGGCCAGAACCAGGGTCAGCGTGCTGCCCAGAAGCGGAACGGCGGCAGCGCGACTGGTTATCGACGTGCCCACCACTGCCGCCGCGCAGGCATCGGTTCGGGCGGCTTCCACTTCCAGCAGACCGGCGGCCTCTTCCACCGTCACCCGTCCCCGTGTGGTGCTGGATGCCGGGCACGGTGGCGTCGATCCCGGCATGACCAGCCAGTGGCTGCGTGAAAAGGACGTGACGCTGGACGTGGCCCTGCGAACCCGCGCCGAACTGATCAAACATGGCGTGGATGTGGTGATGGTCCGCACCGCCGATACTGACCTGAGTGCCGACAAGCGCACCGATCTGGACGCCCGCTCACGGCTGGCCACCACCGGCAAGGTCAGCGCGTATATCAGCATTCATGTCAACGCGGGCGGGGCCTCGGCGCAGGGCATCGAGACGTATTACTTCGGGCAGCCGCTGGCGGGCAGTGACCGCAGCCGCGCCGTGCAGGAAAACGGCGGCGGCAGTGTGGGCCAGGAGCTGACCCGCAAGGCGGCAAACAGCGCCCAGGGCCTGCTGGGCGACATCGTGGCGCAGGCCAAGCTGTCGTTCTCGCGGCAACTGGCCCTGAAGGTGCAGTCGCGGTTGGTGCAGTACACCGGGGCCGTCAACCGGGGCGTGCAGACGGACGCCTTCTACGTGATCCGCAACCCCACCACCCCCGCCATCCTGACCGAGATCGGCTTCGGCTCCAGCCCCAGCGAGGGACCCCGGCTGGCGACGGCGGCCTACCGCGAAAAGGTCGCGCAGGGCCTGGCGCGGGCCATTCTGGATTTCCTGAACACGCAGTAG
- the pyrF gene encoding orotidine-5'-phosphate decarboxylase: protein MLTFAQAVTERTRRLNTRLCVGLDPRRDAYRDTAHLKAHTLEVLEACAPYAACIKPQFAFYEALGLEGFGILEEVCAAARTLGLPVLLDAKRGDIGSTAGAYARAWLTGRHAGAALTVNPFLGFETLTPFVDTANENGGAVFVLVKTSNPGQADLQGSGVSERVAVEVARLNAEEPDGEYGSVGAVVGATHAADLATFRALMPRALLLLPGLGAQGGVAADLKGAFHAGGTGALASASRGVQYAAGLDVAASVAAARGFRDELNGVLGD from the coding sequence ATGCTCACCTTTGCCCAGGCCGTGACCGAGCGCACCCGCCGACTGAACACCCGCCTATGCGTGGGCCTAGACCCGCGCCGGGACGCCTACCGCGACACCGCCCACCTGAAAGCCCACACGCTGGAGGTGCTGGAGGCGTGCGCCCCCTATGCCGCCTGCATTAAGCCGCAATTTGCCTTTTACGAGGCGCTGGGGCTGGAAGGCTTCGGCATTCTGGAGGAGGTCTGCGCCGCTGCCCGCACGCTGGGGCTGCCCGTGCTGCTGGACGCCAAACGCGGCGACATCGGCAGCACAGCTGGAGCTTACGCGCGGGCGTGGCTGACCGGGCGGCACGCAGGGGCAGCGCTGACAGTCAACCCGTTTCTGGGTTTTGAAACGCTGACCCCTTTTGTGGACACGGCGAATGAAAACGGCGGCGCAGTGTTCGTGCTGGTCAAGACGAGCAATCCCGGTCAGGCCGATTTGCAGGGCAGCGGCGTGAGCGAACGGGTGGCGGTGGAAGTGGCGCGGTTGAATGCCGAGGAACCAGACGGGGAATACGGTTCAGTGGGCGCGGTGGTAGGCGCGACGCACGCGGCGGACCTCGCCACCTTCCGGGCACTGATGCCGCGTGCGCTGCTGCTGCTGCCGGGGCTGGGCGCACAGGGCGGAGTGGCCGCAGACCTAAAGGGAGCCTTCCACGCAGGCGGCACGGGCGCACTCGCCAGCGCCAGCCGGGGCGTGCAGTACGCGGCTGGGCTGGATGTGGCCGCAAGTGTAGCGGCGGCACGGGGGTTTAGGGATGAATTGAATGGGGTGCTGGGGGATTGA
- a CDS encoding glucodextranase DOMON-like domain-containing protein: MLLLLLLTTSLLTVPDPAGDARGDGGYILPRQPAVTEDALDLRSFSAAPQATGMRFTVSLGQIGNPWNAPSGFSAGVTDIFIKTGPGGQTALADTGLRTRSGGWHYHLRVTGYGSTLERTDDAGEQTERLAVPTVQIEGTGLVIDAAVPAGSYAYWVTSSVYTPLSAGGVLKPTGGTGPGSLQTGRADAPTPVDVLAPAGDTRAFTDNTLAPVGDTRDRASLILAGLGGLALLLTVAATLAIWRRR; the protein is encoded by the coding sequence GTGCTGTTGCTGCTGCTGCTCACCACCTCGCTGCTGACCGTTCCCGATCCGGCGGGGGACGCGCGTGGGGACGGCGGCTATATCCTGCCGCGCCAGCCCGCCGTGACCGAGGACGCGCTGGACCTGCGCTCGTTCAGCGCTGCGCCGCAGGCAACAGGCATGCGTTTTACCGTCAGCCTGGGGCAGATTGGCAACCCCTGGAATGCGCCTTCGGGCTTCTCGGCGGGGGTCACCGACATTTTTATCAAGACGGGTCCTGGCGGCCAGACGGCGCTGGCGGACACCGGCCTGCGGACGCGCAGTGGGGGCTGGCACTATCACCTGCGCGTGACCGGTTACGGCAGCACGCTGGAGCGAACGGACGATGCCGGGGAGCAGACCGAGCGCCTGGCCGTGCCCACCGTGCAGATCGAAGGCACCGGACTGGTCATCGACGCCGCCGTGCCCGCTGGAAGTTACGCATATTGGGTGACCAGCAGCGTTTACACTCCGCTGTCGGCGGGCGGGGTCCTGAAGCCCACGGGCGGGACTGGCCCCGGCAGCCTCCAGACCGGGCGGGCGGACGCGCCCACGCCCGTGGATGTGCTGGCACCCGCCGGGGACACCCGCGCCTTTACCGATAACACCCTGGCCCCGGTGGGCGACACGCGGGACCGCGCCAGTCTGATTCTGGCGGGGCTGGGTGGGCTGGCCCTGTTGCTGACCGTGGCAGCGACGTTGGCAATCTGGCGGCGCAGGTGA
- a CDS encoding arsenate reductase ArsC produces MVHTPRVLILCTHNSARSQMAEALTRAAAGRVDLPLDVHSAGTEATRVKDEARTVIAELGLGLDAHTSKTLWDVPDAQNFDYVITVCDSADVGCPAYGGQTTRLHYPFPDPSGQGLDRWREVRDALAVQFGAFVEALRAGEPVPAGVQPI; encoded by the coding sequence ATGGTCCATACTCCCCGCGTGCTGATTCTCTGCACCCACAATTCGGCCCGCTCGCAGATGGCCGAGGCGCTGACCCGCGCGGCTGCCGGGCGCGTGGACCTGCCGCTGGACGTGCATTCGGCGGGCACCGAGGCCACCCGCGTCAAGGACGAGGCCCGCACCGTCATAGCCGAACTGGGCCTGGGCCTGGACGCCCACACCAGCAAGACCCTGTGGGACGTTCCCGACGCACAGAACTTCGATTACGTGATCACGGTCTGCGACTCGGCAGATGTGGGGTGTCCGGCGTATGGGGGCCAGACCACGCGCCTGCACTACCCGTTTCCCGATCCCTCCGGTCAGGGGCTGGACCGCTGGCGGGAGGTGCGGGACGCGCTGGCGGTGCAGTTCGGGGCGTTCGTGGAGGCGTTGAGGGCGGGTGAGCCGGTTCCGGCTGGCGTGCAACCCATCTGA
- a CDS encoding 3-keto-5-aminohexanoate cleavage protein: MLKAALNGNRTLSEHPRIPITPQQLAQDARAAVEAGADALHLHPRNAVGAESLEAKDVAQVLEAVRAACPGVPVGISSGWWILPDTEARLAAVRAWTVLPDFVSVNWHEQQSPKLAELLLERGIGVEAGLWTADEVRRFLDWPRRGEVLRLLLELPDKPIRDYKAGLREMFALLDASDLDKQVVLHGLGESAWPLLREAGRRGLSTRIGLEDTLLLPGDFAATDNAELVRVGREMLG, from the coding sequence GTGTTAAAAGCGGCCCTGAACGGCAACCGGACCCTCAGCGAGCATCCCCGAATTCCTATCACGCCCCAGCAACTGGCGCAGGATGCACGCGCGGCGGTGGAGGCGGGCGCGGACGCCCTGCACCTGCATCCCAGAAACGCGGTGGGGGCGGAAAGTCTGGAGGCGAAGGATGTCGCGCAGGTGCTAGAAGCCGTGCGCGCCGCGTGCCCCGGTGTTCCCGTGGGCATCTCAAGCGGCTGGTGGATTCTGCCGGACACAGAAGCCAGACTGGCCGCCGTGCGCGCCTGGACGGTCCTGCCCGACTTCGTTTCCGTCAACTGGCATGAACAGCAGTCGCCCAAACTGGCAGAGCTGTTGCTGGAGCGTGGCATCGGCGTGGAGGCGGGACTGTGGACGGCGGACGAGGTGCGGAGATTTCTGGACTGGCCCCGGCGAGGTGAAGTGCTGCGCCTCCTGCTGGAACTGCCCGACAAACCCATCCGCGACTACAAGGCCGGGCTGAGGGAGATGTTCGCCCTGCTGGACGCCTCTGATCTGGATAAACAAGTCGTCTTGCACGGCCTGGGCGAGAGTGCTTGGCCCCTGCTGCGCGAGGCGGGGCGGCGCGGCCTGAGCACCCGTATCGGCCTGGAAGATACGTTGCTACTGCCCGGCGACTTCGCGGCTACCGACAATGCCGAGCTGGTGCGCGTGGGGCGGGAAATGCTGGGGTAA
- a CDS encoding LysR family transcriptional regulator, whose protein sequence is MTAEPPSRPALPALGSAHLSVLLGVAEAGSFSEAALRLGLAQSTVSHTVQTAETVLGVRIFQRGRHGAWPTAAGARVLAHARNAADALHAMTLLPAPLGGILRVVSCRSVIRQFITPALNAFNHLYPDVEVVVRDTSGEHDEIEALVRAGEADLGLGRLPMHPELDTRELLADEYLIIASAHAPPIRTWADFHRAAYIVCEEDCAPFIAAHVARHSQPPTPAVRLKDPQVALGRVAEGHGFTVLTGLVFVPLPSHLRAYPLPTPLWRSIGSVTRRGQQEVSPLIDAFRDAVLSPGALRAAAGRQAHLIRFGDAGTRPADF, encoded by the coding sequence ATGACCGCTGAACCACCCTCTCGTCCCGCTCTGCCTGCACTGGGCAGCGCCCACCTCAGCGTGCTGCTGGGTGTGGCCGAGGCGGGCAGCTTCAGCGAGGCCGCGCTGCGGCTGGGGCTGGCGCAGTCCACCGTCAGCCATACCGTGCAGACCGCCGAGACGGTGCTGGGCGTGCGGATTTTCCAGCGGGGCCGCCACGGCGCGTGGCCCACGGCGGCGGGCGCGCGGGTGCTGGCCCACGCCCGCAATGCTGCCGACGCCCTGCACGCCATGACCCTTCTCCCGGCCCCACTCGGCGGCATCCTGCGCGTGGTGTCGTGCCGCAGCGTGATCCGGCAGTTCATCACCCCGGCGCTGAACGCCTTTAATCACCTGTACCCGGATGTGGAGGTGGTGGTGCGCGACACCTCCGGCGAGCATGACGAGATCGAGGCGCTGGTGCGGGCGGGCGAGGCCGATCTGGGCCTGGGCCGCCTGCCGATGCACCCCGAACTGGACACGCGCGAACTGCTGGCCGACGAATACCTGATCATCGCGTCTGCCCACGCCCCGCCCATCCGCACCTGGGCCGACTTCCACCGCGCCGCGTATATCGTCTGCGAGGAGGACTGCGCCCCGTTTATCGCTGCGCATGTGGCCCGGCATTCGCAGCCGCCCACGCCCGCCGTACGCCTCAAAGACCCGCAGGTGGCGCTGGGCCGGGTGGCCGAGGGGCACGGGTTCACGGTGCTGACCGGATTGGTCTTCGTGCCGCTGCCCTCCCACCTGCGCGCTTATCCACTGCCCACGCCGCTGTGGAGGTCAATCGGCAGTGTGACCCGCCGGGGTCAGCAGGAGGTTTCGCCACTGATTGACGCCTTCCGGGACGCCGTGCTGTCGCCAGGAGCATTGCGGGCAGCGGCGGGACGGCAGGCGCATCTGATTCGTTTTGGGGACGCGGGAACACGGCCCGCAGACTTTTAG
- a CDS encoding cysteine desulfurase-like protein yields the protein MTPATLTLPHRLREQFPPLAAGRAYLDNAAGGLLPLRAIEAITAHLMRYGATNAMPSHQPGAEMLALKHRAREATALFLNAQPEDVALAQSATALAFRLSAAFARLWGPGDEVIVSGLEHEANASPWRELERVGVTVKVWHARQPEMRLHADDLAELLSDKTRLVSVTAASNALGITVDIPAVAAQVRAAGGWTMVDAVHAAPHTLPDVQAWGADFVMFSPYKVFGPHLGALWIKPEHLAYLPWPKLSFVPDGDITGIEHGTPQYELLAGWLGTLDYLRELGDSVELTRAALVSAYARIAELEKPVAERLISGLVGKENVTLYGPQNMTGRVGTAAFRVDGEFADQTAARLTAAGVDVAAGHFYAVQPLKDLGLYPEGVVRVSIAHYTSLDDVERLLAGI from the coding sequence ATGACCCCCGCGACACTGACCCTGCCCCACCGTCTGCGCGAACAGTTTCCCCCGCTGGCGGCGGGCCGCGCGTATCTGGACAACGCGGCGGGTGGGCTGTTGCCCCTGCGTGCCATTGAGGCCATCACCGCCCACCTGATGCGCTACGGCGCAACCAACGCCATGCCCAGTCACCAGCCGGGGGCCGAGATGCTGGCCCTCAAGCACCGCGCCCGCGAGGCCACCGCCCTGTTTCTGAACGCCCAGCCGGAAGATGTGGCGCTGGCGCAGAGTGCCACCGCGCTGGCCTTCCGCCTGTCCGCCGCCTTTGCCCGCCTGTGGGGGCCGGGGGACGAGGTGATCGTGTCCGGCCTGGAACACGAGGCCAACGCCAGTCCCTGGCGCGAGCTGGAGCGCGTGGGCGTGACCGTGAAGGTCTGGCACGCCCGCCAGCCGGAGATGCGTCTGCACGCCGACGATCTGGCGGAACTACTCTCGGATAAAACCCGTCTGGTGTCGGTGACGGCGGCCAGCAACGCCCTGGGCATCACCGTGGACATTCCCGCCGTGGCGGCCCAGGTGCGTGCAGCAGGTGGCTGGACGATGGTGGATGCCGTCCACGCCGCGCCGCACACGCTGCCGGACGTGCAGGCGTGGGGCGCGGACTTCGTGATGTTCAGCCCCTACAAGGTCTTCGGCCCGCACCTGGGCGCACTGTGGATTAAGCCCGAACACCTTGCCTACCTGCCCTGGCCCAAGCTGAGTTTTGTCCCAGATGGCGATATCACGGGCATAGAACACGGCACGCCGCAGTACGAACTGCTGGCCGGATGGCTGGGAACGCTGGACTATCTGCGCGAACTGGGCGACTCGGTAGAGTTGACGCGGGCTGCGTTGGTGTCCGCCTATGCGCGGATTGCCGAATTGGAAAAGCCGGTGGCCGAGCGCCTGATTTCCGGCCTTGTCGGTAAGGAAAACGTGACCCTTTATGGCCCACAGAACATGACGGGCCGGGTGGGAACGGCAGCCTTTCGCGTGGACGGCGAATTTGCTGATCAGACCGCTGCCCGCCTGACGGCTGCCGGGGTGGACGTGGCGGCGGGGCATTTCTATGCGGTGCAGCCTCTCAAGGATTTAGGTTTATACCCGGAAGGCGTCGTACGCGTCAGCATCGCGCATTACACGAGCCTGGACGATGTGGAACGGTTACTGGCGGGGATTTGA